The Nitrospirota bacterium genomic sequence GAATATCAGAGAGCAATTTCTGGAGAAAAAACATCTGACTGCAGGAAGGTTTGTCATGCGTGCGGGCTGAAATGTAAAGAAGTTAAGAGTGAAGACGGTAAATCCATTTTCGTGTCATTGCGAGGCGAAGCCGAAGCAATCTCAGAAGGTGAGATTCCTCGCTTTGCTCGGAATGACAAGCCGGAAATAGTGCGTATTCGCGTAGAATTCTCAAAATCAGGTGTTTTGAAATATCTATCTCATCTCGAACTTGTTACAGCGATATTCCGCGCAATGAGGAGGGCAGAGATACCAATGAGGTATTCGCAGGGATTTCATCCATCACCAAAAGTTGCTTTCGGGCCTGCTCTCGGCGTGGGCATCGCAGGCCTCAGAGAATACTTTGATATGGAGATAACACCGCCGTTTGATATAGAATATTTTATACCGAGGATGAATTCTGTTCTGCCGGAAGGCTTAAAAATAAAGGATGCTGTTTTAATATCTGACAAAGAGCCGTCCCTGAGCAGTTTCATATCACGGTACGAATATGAAATAATCTGTGATGACTCAGCGGTAGTAAGTGTCATTGCGAAGGACAGAGACCTGAAGCAATCCCAAGACGAGATTGCTTCGCTTTCGGCTTGCAATGACAAGCAAAAGGATCAAAATAGCAATAATATTGAAGACATCAAGGTGCTTGATAGAGAAACAGTCAGATTGACTCTTGTTGACGGCAAGGATAAAAAACCAAAGCTCAGCGAGATAATCCCTGAGATATTCGGTGTATCATATAAAGAGCTTGATATAACAAGGGTTGCGATGTACGGCTGGAAGGGCGAATGGTCGCTGCCTCTCGGAATTGAGCCGCAACGACTGGAAAGGAATATAACATGGTTAGCGAAATCCTGATTAATGCAACACATGAAGAAATAAGAGTAGCTCTCCTTGAAGGCGGGCAGGTGGTTGAATTCTATATTGAGAGGAAGCGCGATGCAAGCCTTGTCGGCAATATCTATAAGGGAAAGGTTGTCAAGATACTTCCGGGAATGCAGTCTGCCTTTATTGATATCGGGCTTGAAAGGGCGGCATTTCTTTATGTTGCAGACATAAGGGCTGACATCGAAGAATACGCTCCGTTTCTTGAAGAGGAAGAAAAAGGCGATTCCGTAGAATTTATCTCGCGCAAAGGCAGGTCGGATCTTGCCATAGAAGACCTCCTTCAGCCCGGGCAGGAAATCCTCGTCCATGCCTCAAAAGACCCTATAGGCAGCAAAGGCGCGCGTGTGACATCATACATCACGCTGCCGGGCCGCTATCTGGTGCTTATGCCGAATGTTGAGCATGTAGGCATTTCAAGGAGAATTGCCGATGAGCAGGAGAGGACGCGGTTAAAAACAATCGCAGAAACAATAAAGCCGAAAGGTTATGGGCTTATAATCAGGACTGCCAGCGAAAGATGCAGTGAAGAAGAACTGAAAAAGGATTTGGATTTTCTTATTCTGCTGTGGGAAAACATACAGAGGAAAAAAGAAAAGGTAACAGCGCCTTCTCTGCTTTACAGCGACCTTGATCTGGTATTCAGAAGCGTCAGAGACCTGCTTACGCAGGACGTTGAGAGACTTGTTATTGATTCTGCCGAGGAGTATGAAAGGATAAAGGAATTTGTCAGGACCTATTTCTCAAAGCTCCTTGACAAGATAATTTTCTATGAAGGGCAGGAGCCGGTATTTGATGCATTCGGTGTAGAACTGGATATCTCAAGGGCGCTCGGCAGAAGGGTCTGGCTCAAGTCAGGAGGCTATATCGTGACTGATCAGACAGAGGCGATGACTGTAATAGACGTCAATACAGGGAAGTTTGTCGGCAAGGACGATTTGGAGGACACGATATTAAAGACAAATCTTGAGGCTGTAAAGGAGATCGCATACCAGATAAGGCTGAGGAATCTCGGCGGAATAATAATAGTTGACTTCATTGATATGGAAAAACTGGAAAACAGGGAGAAGGTGTTTAACGCATTTGTTGAGGCGATGAAAAAAGACAGGGCGAAAAACACAATCCTGCATATATCAGAACTCGGGCTTATACAGATGACAAGGAAGCGCGTAAGGGAAAGCCTCGGCAGGACTCTCTGCGAGCCTTGTCCTTACTGTGAGGGAAAGGGGTTTGTGAAATCTCCGCGCACGCTCTGTTATGAAATATTCAGGGATATAAGCAAGCTTGCGATGCATGGTAGCGAAAAGATAATCATTACTGCCCATCCTTCTGTCGCGGAACTCCTGTCTGACGAAGAGAGGCTTGGCATTGAAGATATTGAGAACAAATACGGCATTAAGGTAATTATTAAAGAGAGCAATGTCCTTCATCAGGAGAAGTACGAGATAAATTCGCTGTAACCAAATACAGGAAGGAATCATCTGTTGCCAAACCCCTGCATGAGTTAAAATATCCATTATGTCAAATTCCAAACTTGAAAAATTAAATAACATCCTCAAAGAGATGGAAAGCGCTGTGCTTGCCTATTCAGGGGGTGTTGACAGCACGCTCCTGTTAAAAGCGATTCAGCTTTCAGGCATAAGGGCGCTTGCAGTAATAGCCGTTTCTGAAACCATGCCTGAAAATGATTTGTTATTTTCAAAAAAAATGTGTGAGGAGACAGGCATAAATCAGCTCATTATAAAAACAGAGGAGCTGAACATAGAGAATTTTGCAAAGAATCCTCATGACAGGTGCTTCTATTGCAAAGACGAACTATTCAGTAAGATACGGGAAATAGCAGGTGATGAGGGTTACAGGTTTGTGCTTGATGGAAGCAATCTTGATGATACGGCGGACTGGCGGCCGGGCAGAAAGGCTGCTTTAAACCACAGCGTAAGAAGCCCTTTGATAGAGGCAGGGCTGGACAAAAAAGATATAAGAGAAATATCCCGGAGGCTTAATCTTCCATCATGGGACAGGCCGTCTTCTCCATGCCTTGCATCAAGGTTTCCTTACGGAGAACAGATAACAGCAGAGGCATTACGACAGGTTGCAGAGGCGGAAGGTTTTCTGAGGTCACTGGGGTTTAAAGAATTCAGGGTGAGGCATCATAGTGATATTGCGCGGATTGAGCTTAGAGAAGAAGATATGGCTATGGCGCTTAAACCTGAGACGAGAAAAGCCATCACAGAGAAACTTAAATCCATAGGATATAAATTCGTTGTCATTGACATAGAAGGTTTCAGAAGCGGAAGGATGAACGAAGGGATAGAAAAGAAGCAAAATGAAAAACCTGCCTGATATTAAAGACCTTGAAAAGTGCGTCAGATGCGGAAGCTGTAAGGCATATTGTCCGACCTATGATGAAGACAATACAGAGGCAATGGGAGCCAGGGGCAGGCTCGCTCTTCTGAGAGGGCTTCTGCTTCAGGAGTTAAAACCCACGCCATTGCTCAATGAAAAAATTTTCAGCTGCATCCTCTGTGAGGCATGTTCCGGCCTCTGTCCGAACGGAGTTGATATAACGGAGAACATTTACAGAGGAAGGAATATGCTCAGGCAGGGAGATAAGAGGAGGAAGTATCTAAGACTTCTCGCAAAATTTTTTACCAGTAATCCTGACCTGAGCTACAAAATGCTCCAGATGTTTCAGTATGTATTGTTTCCGTATCTTATGAAAAAAGGGATTATCCCTCCTAACTTTAAGCTTCCTGAAAGTTCTTTCAAAGAAAGGACGCAGGTTTATAAGGTTCAGAAAAGGCGCGGAAGGGTGGCTATATTCACAGGTTGTGCTACCAATTTTTTATATCCTCACCTTGGGCTGTCATTAATAAACATACTCCTTAAGTCAGGTTATGAGGTGATAGTGCCCGGGGGCGAGGTATGCTGCGGAATGCCGCTGAGGGCGCTCGGGCTTGAAGAAGAAGCGCGCGAACTTGCAAAAAGAAATATGCGGATATTCGGAAAGTTAAAGGCAGAAGCGGTACTGAGCCTCTGCCCAACTTGCATTTCAGTGATAAAAAACCAATACCCAAAGATTATTAACGGCGGAATAAGCAATGCAATGGATGTGTCAAGTTTTCTTCTTGAAAGATTAGACTTTGCCCAGCCGTCACTTTTTTCACAGAAGTATGCGACAGTCACATACCATGACCCTTGCCATCTTGCATACGGGCTTGGCGTGAAAGATGAACCAAGGGGGATGCTGAAAAAAATCGGTGCAAACATCATTGAGAAAAAAGAAAATGGCTGCTGCGGTTCAGGAGGGCTTTTCAGCCTCACAAATAAAGATATTTCAGGCAGTCTTCTCAAAAAGCAGGCTGAAAGCTGTTTAAAAACAGGCGCGGCCGCTGTTGTTACAGCGTGTCCTGCCTGCATGATGCAGCTTGGCAGGGCCATTACAGGGATGCCTGTGTTTCATATCATAGAACTTATTGAGGAGGCATACTGTGACAGTGATGGGGTATAATATACGAAAATTTACTAATGAGTGCACAAGTAAAGCCTCACATTTTGTCATTCCCGCGAAAGCGGGAATCCAGAGAAAAGACTGGATTCCGTGTCAAGCACGGAATGACGGAAATGCCTATGTGAAAGTGTCTTTACTTACGGTCTTGTTAGGTAAAAGATAATAGGAGGAACAATGAAATTCTTTATTGACACAGCAAATGTAACCGAGATTAAAAAGGCATGGGAGGTCGGTGTTGTTGACGGCGTTACAACAAATCCGTCCTTAATCTCAAAAGAAGGCAGAGATCCCATCGAACTTCTTAAAGAGATATGCGGCATTGTTGACGGCCCTGTGAGCGCCGAGGTGGTTGGTTTGAAGGCAGAGGAAATGGTAAAAGAGGCAGAATCCCTTGCAAAGATACATAAAAACATAGTCGTAAAAATACCGATGACAGAAGACGGCTTAAGAGCAACAAAAAAACTTTCGGGCATGGGGATAAAGACGAATGTCACGCTCGTATTTTCTCCGAGCCAGGCGCTTCTTGCCGCTAAGGCAGGGGCAACTTATGCAAGCCCTTTTGTAGGAAGGCTTGATGACATAAGCCATTATGGAATGGGCCTTATTCAGGAGATAATGACAATCTATGAAAATTATGCGTTTGATACGCAGGTCATAGTTGCAAGCATAAGGAATCCGCTCCATGTTGTTGAGGCGGCAAAGATGGGAGCGCATGTTGCAACAATTCCGTATTCAGTGATAGCACAGCTTACAAAACATCCCTTAACAGATATTGGGATTGAAAAGTTCTTAAAAGACTGGGAAAAAGTTCCGAAGAAATAACTGAAAAGAAAGTGTTTTTTTGTCATTCCCGCTTGTCGGGAATCGTTCCCCTGTCAGAATCGTAAAGAAAGATTCTGGACAAGCCAGAATGACAGACCAAGGCAACTCGGAATAAAGCGTGACAGCTACCGCTAAAGAAGGAAAAATATACGAGGACATAACAAATCACTCGTGCGGACGGCTGATAGCCGCATACTTCAGCCCTGCGCTAAAATAGCGCCTGTTAAAAAATCCTTGACATCATAAATGCGGCGTATTAATATTAGTGTATGCTAAAATACTTAATCAAAAGAGGCGGTCGTGAAGGAATCGGCGGAATTATTTAAACTACTTTCGGTTGATAAGAGAATAGAAATCGTTGAGCTTTTGAAAAAGAAGCCTATGAGCGTTAACGCTTTGGCTGGGGCGCTGGGGATAACACAATCGGCAGTGTCACAGCATCTGCGCGTGCTTAAAAGCGCGGGGCTTGTAAAGGATGAAAGGCAGGGGTATTGGATATATTATTCTTTAATGCGCGATGCCCTTGAAAAGTGCAGACAGAGGCTTAATCGCATTTGCACATGCAGCTGTTTAGGCGGGCAGGTAAGCATGGAGAGAATAAACAAGAAGATTTCAAAAACAAAATAAGGGAAAATTTTTTACCCTTATTTATAAGTTCATGAGCAATAACTTAATCAGAAAGGAGGTGATTAACCATGGCAAAAGACATCAAAGAAAAGCCTGCTGAAAAGAAGCCCGAAGTGAAGAGTGAGACAAAGAGTTCCTGTGGTTGCGGTTGCATTCCGCCCATGAAGACGAAGTAGTAAATTTTTTGTGAGGACGGATTGAAAAAATCAATTCGCCCTCACTCTTTAAACCCAAACGGAGGACAAAATGAGAGAGATAATATTAGCGGTTTCTTATTGGCTGCATCTCATCGCAACAGTTATATGGATTGGAGGAATTGCTTTCATCCTCTTTATTGCAATACCTTCAGCAAAGCAAGTTTTAGGGGCAGACGCAGGCAAGCTGATGGGTGAAATCTCAAAAAGATTTACTCCCATAGCGAACTACAGCATCATTTTTATAGTTGTCACAGGGGCTGCATTAACAGGTTTTAACAAGCAGTTTTCCGGGATTGGAAATTTTGGAAACAGTTGGTCTTTGACTTTAATCATGAAGCATGTCTTGGTGTTTGTGATGGTTGCTGTCCATTTTTATAGAGGCTTGGTATTAGCTCCTAAAATTGCAAGAACAGAAACCGTCTCCCAAAAAACGTCATTGCAGAAATTGTCCTTGAATTTGGTCAAAGTGAATTTTTGCCTTGGGGTAATGGTTCTGCTGCTCAGCGGCATTATGTCTGTTCTCTTTAGGTATAACACTTAAATTTTAATGATTTTGCCGAATTATTAGCCAATTTTTCCGGGAAATTTTGCTTGAACAGCTGCTTATATTTTGCGAATTCGGTTTTGGACAGCGTGTTATAATATTTTATGCCTATTTATGAATATAAATGCACAAAATGCGAAGAGGATTTTGAAAGGCTTGTGTTTGGAAGCCAGAAGGTCACATGCCCGAAATGCAATTCCTCAGAGATAAAAAAGAAGATGTCCATATTCGGAATGAGCGGAGTTGAAAAGCCGTTCGCAGGCTCATCGTCGGCAAACTGTTCCTCCTGCACCAAAGCAACCTGCACCAGCTGCCATTAAGACTTTCTCTCCCTCACAACCACTGTCCCTGCAACAATATCTCCGAGACGCTGCCACTTGAGTGTGCCTGTCATTGATATTAATCCGACAAGGTAATAAAAGAAATTATCAGCGATACGCAAAATATTGCGCAGAAATCCTGAGAGAAGCCCGCATTTTGTGAAATCATCTTTCAGAACAATAATCCCACAGAGCTTTTTACCAAGAGTTTTTCCGTAAATGCCTTCAAGCAGCCAGTGATAAATAAGATTCCCGAGTATGAGATAGCCGAATGCCAGAAATCCGAGCATAAATAGCTTAAGGGGATGAAACTGAAAGTCTGAGCCAAAGAAATAGAGGCTAAAGAACACAGCAGGAGGAAGCATTATAATTATTGAGTCAAGGGTTTTTGCAAGGAAACGCCTGAAGAGGCTTGCAAACTCATACTGTCTTAAGTCCGTTTCCCATGTCCTGAGCTTAAACCTGTTAATGAACAGTGAAAGAAGATAAACGAATACAAAGAATATAAGATTTCCAAAAATTATCAGCAGGGCAATCTTCCATGCAAACCCTTTTTGCGAGAGGCCGCTTTTAAATTTTACAGGATTAACTGCTTTGTTGTTTTCGATTGCGTAAAGAGTTTCGGAAAAGAAACCGCGCACAAGGAGGAGAGGTTTTCCTTTAAATATTGCAGGAGTCCAGTCAACGAATAAACCGCTGATGCCGAGTTCCCCAGCTTCGTTCCACTTGCTGTTCTCGAATGTTGCCAATGAAATCACCGGCGCCTCAGCGCCCTCGCTGAAAAAATATATTCTTTTATCATCAGCTATTGCTTTTATCCTTCCATGATGTTCAGATGGTTCTGAGACATTCCATGCACTTCCGTCATAAGAGGCAAAATAACAAAGGTTTTTTGATGTCCAGAATAGATAAAGCCTGTCCTCAAACAAAACAAGATTTACCGAGCTTGTGCATATTTCTTTATCTTCTGCATACTTGGCAGGCAGAGGCAGAGGAGATACCGCATCCCCTTTTATCCGGTTTAATATCTTATTATCCTTCTTTCCACTTAACACCCAGATGCCTTCAGCATTTGCTGCTGCCTTCGGATTTTTTCCGACGGCGTCTGTTTTTGTCTCTGTCCACTGAGCGCCGTCAAAAGTCCTGAAAAAACCTTTACCGAAGAAATAGATTTTATTGCCGGATTGAGCATAGGAATAAAAAGGCTTTATTACCTGAATGGCAGAGATGTTATTGTTTTCAAGGATGCCGAGCATGAATTTTTCATCGGGCTGTTTCTTGCTCTCAAATGAGACGCCGCTCAAATCAACTTCTTTTGAAATTACATACAGTTTCTCATTGAGAGGGACAATCTCCCTTGAAAGCGAGGGGAAAGGCATCATGCCGAATAGCAGTCCCGGCTTGAGAAACATGAGGGCAAACATCAGCGCATATATAAAGGCAAAAAGCAGGATACCGATTGCAGCAACGCCGATTGCAAGTTTTACGTTTTTTTTCTTTTCCTTCTCAAGGTCAACCGGCATCTGAGAAGAGTTTATCATAAAAGAAAAGACATCGCTACGGCTTTTTTACTCAGGCTGGCGGAACGGGCTTGCCCTGAGAATGCGGCTTAGTTTCAAAGGGCTCCCTTCAAATATGAATAGTGCAGTGCCGCGCTCCTCTGCTGTCTGCCCTCCTACAACCCATTTCCCGTTCCATGCTATTTTCATGGATACAGATGTTTTCTCTATCTCAACCCATTTGGAAGAAAATGTAAGCTCTGCCTTATCAAAGCTCTTTATTGCGCCGAGAAGCTCTCTGTAGCCTTCTTTTGTTGTGTTCTTTTCAATAACTGCAAGGTCTTTTTTCAGGTAAGCTTCCTTGATTTCTTCTGCTAAGGCGATTGCCTCCTGAGCTATTTTTGATTCGTCGGTAACTTTTTTAACTTCTTTTTTCCCGCAGGATAAAAGTGGAAATACTGCAATTAATAATAAGATTAGCGCCTTTTTCATATTACCTCCGGGTGTTCTCACGGCCTTTTGAAACTAATTGATTTTTCTATTGCCTTTTTAATTCCGTTTCTTAATTCTTCATCATGTATCGGGGATACAGTTTTTTCTATGTAAGAACGGTCGTCCGCTGTGATTGGCTTGTGGAGGATTTCCTCCCCCTTTTTTTCTTTTTCCCATGGCGTGACCTTTCCCAGCCTGAGACGGACTGCTTTTACTCCAAAGCCCTGAAGTTTATCAGCCATTTTATCTTTAAAAAAACTGAGCTGCTGCATCCACATGGGTGAATCTACATTAATGAGCAGTTCTCCCTCTTTCAGCATTGCAGGAAACATGTGAAGAGAGACAGGATTTTCAAAAATATCCGGCCACCCTGTCTTTATGCGCCCCAGTTTTACGGCGTCTTCCAGCTTAAGATTCTTAATAAGGGGAGCAAGCAGAGAATCAGCCCTTTTCACTTTACGAGTCCACGGCTAAACAGCCTTCTTGACTTTACCTGAGCGCAGGCACCGCGTGCAGACATATTCTCTCTTTGTGCCGTGAGATGTTACTATCTTTGCCCTCTGCAGATTCGGAAGTATCTGCCGCTTCGTTCTATTGTTTGCATGGCTTACGTTATTGCCTATTGTCCTTGTCTTTCCACATACAAAACAGCTTGCCAACGTTTTTCCTCCTTTCAAGAGTCATTGCATGAAATTGCTTTAAAAAGGTTTTTTATGATAACATTTTAAGACCAATGTTACAAGCCTGTTATCAAGGGGGCTTAGTCCAGGGGGAAGAGGCAGATAAGCTAAATGTCCAAATTAAGAGTCCATGAACTTGCCAAAAAACTTGGCGTTGACAATAAAGAGATATTAAAAGCGCTTTCAGACCTTGGGGTTAAAGGCAAGACGCATTCCTCAACAATAGAGGTCGAATTTGCTGAAAAAATAGAAAAACTGCTGAAGAAAAAGACAGCGCCGGCAGTTAAACCTAAAAAGACAGTTGCAAAGCCGGAAAAAAAGAAACCTGCCGAAGAAAAAAAACCTGAGGAGAAAAAACCTAAACCGGCAAAGGCTGCGCGGCCTGTAAAGAAACCTGTTGAGCCGGCAGCAGAGCCAAAGGCCAAGCCTGTCGCAGAGGCTAAAAAACCTGTCCAGCCAATAGTCCAGCCGGAGAAGATAAAAGAACCTATAAAGCCGATAGAAGAAAAAAAACAGCCCAAGGAGATAAAACTCCCGGAGGAAAAACCACTGCCTGTTGAGGAAGCGCTGTCTGCAGAGACCGCTGTGCCTCTGCCCGAGGAAGAGGTTGTGCAAAAAGTTCCCGACAGATTCAAGAAAGAACTGGAAACTGAAAAAGAAGAAAAATTCAAGGCAAAACCGCAGATGCAGAGGGCCTTTCAGGCGATAAGAAAAATAGAGACGAAGAAATGGCATGACCCCAAACAGTTTAAAAGGACCGGTAAAGATAGATTCATCCAGAGAGAAGAACAAAAACCGCAGTTACAGCCTGGCATAGCGCGGAAAAAAACATTAAAACTGCGTGAAGGAATGACAGTAAAAGAATTTGCAGAACTCATAAGCATAAAAGTATCCGATGTCATGAAAAAATTTATGGAATTGGGACATATGACTACAATAAATGAGCCTGTGGACATAGACGCTGCCATGCTCATCGCAGAGAGCGTTGGGATAAAGCTTGAAGTAATGGCTGTAGAAGAGGAATTAATTGCAGAAGAGGAAGCAGAGGATTTATCCAGGCTTAGCCTTAGGCCGCCCGTAGTCACGATAATGGGGCATGTGGACCACGGCAAAACCTCTTTGCTTGATGCGATAAGAGAGACAAAGGTTACAGAAACAGAGGCAGGCGGAATAACACAGCATATCGGAGCATACAAAGTTAAGCTTAAAGGAAAAGATATAGTATTTATTGATACACCCGGACATGAGGCGTTCACTGCCTTACGGGCCAGGGGTGCAAAGGTTACGGACGTAGTTGTGCTTGTTGTCGGCGCGGATGACGGAGTAATGCCGCAGACCATTGAGGCGATAGACCACGCAAGGGCTGCAAACGTACCTATTCTCGTAGCGATAAATAAAATAGATAAACCGGAGGCAAATCTCCAGAAGGTTAGAACCGAACTTGCAGAGCGCGGAATACTCTCCGAAGAATGGGGAGGCCAGAACATATTTGTTGAGGTATCTGCCAAGAAGCGCATTGGCATTGAACATCTCCTTGAGATGATACTGCTTCAGGCAGAGGTAATGGAGCTCAGGGCAAACTCTGACAAATTGGCGAAGGGGACAATCATAGAGGCAAAACTTGATAGAGGAAGAGGCCCTGTTGCGACCGTGCTTGTTCAGGCAGGCACCCTTAAGATTGGAGATATTTTCCTTGCAGGCACAAGCGTGGGAAGAGTAAGGGCTTTGATAGATGACATAGGAAAACGCATTCAAACCGCAGGCCCTTCAACACCTGTTGAGGTCATAGGCTTTCCTGAGGTTCCTACAGCAGGAGCTGTATTTACTGCAGTGGAAGATGAAAAGCGTGCAAGGCAGATTGCGCTTACACGGCTGCAGAAGGAAAGACAGGCAGAAATGGCAAAGAGAAGAAAGCTTACACTGGATGATCTCTATGCGAAGATAAAAGAAGGAGAAGTTAAAGATCTTAATATGATAATAAAGGGGGATGTTCAGGGCTCTGTGGAAGCCACACGTGACGCCCTGGAGCGCATCACTCATCCGCAGGTTAAGGTTAAGGTCATACATACGGCAGTGGGCGGGATTAATGAATCAGATGTTATGCTGGCTGCGGCCTCAAATGCCATTATAATAGGGTTCAATGTAAGGCCTGAAATAAAGGCATCTCAGACAGCAGAGAAGGAAGGCGTTGACATAAGGCTTTACAATATCATCTATGAAGCCATAGAAGATGTGAAAAAAGCGCTTGAAGGACTGCTTGAGCCCACTCTCAAGGAAAAGATTCTCGGCAGGGCAGAGGTGAGGCAGACATTCCAAGTATCAAGAATCGGGACAATAGCAGGCTGTTATGTTATTGACGGCGCTGTCAGCCGTGCAAGCGACGGGGTCAGGATTATCAGAGACAATATCGTTGTTTATGAAGGCAAGCTCTCATCCTTAAAAAGATTCAAGGATGACGTCAGGGAAGTCCAGACAGGATATGAATGCGGCATCACAATAGAGAATTACAATGACATGAAGGTTGGAGACATCATTGAAAATTATGTCATTGAGAAGGTAGCAGGGAAACTGTAAAAACAAGTTAGAAGTTAAGAGTTGAGAATTAAAAATTAAGGAAAATTTTACAACTCTTGTCCGTATAACTTTCAACTTTTAACTTTTAATTTCTAACTTTAAGACTATGCTTCCATACAAACGCTCACAGAGAGTCAGCGATCTTATCAGAGAAGAAATCGCTGATATCATAATGAATAAAGTGAAAGACCCCAGGCTGGGTTTTGTCACAGTCACGGGAGCAAAGATAACAGAAGACCTGAAAATAGCGACAATTTATCTAAGTATCCTGAAGGAAGAGGAAAAAGAAACAACTCTGGAGATGCTTAATTCAGCAAAAGGTTTTATCCGCGCAGAGCTGGCAAAAAGGCTCAAGATGAAGTTTATCCCTTCGCTTATATTCAGAATAGACGAATCCCTTGAATACGGGGTCAGGATTGAAAAACTTCTGAGGGAGATAAAAAAGGAGGATTAAACCATAAAGATGTCTCGTCCTAATAAAATGATCCCTCCGAAAGAACTGCTCCATTTTTTAAAGAAAGAAAATAATTTTGTAATCGCAGCGCACATAAGCCCTGACGGCGATGCGCTTGGTTCTTCCATTGCGCTTTCAATGGCGCTTGAATCCCTCGGAAAAAAAACAATAGTCTATGACAAAGATACGGTGCCTGAATTTTATAAATTTCTTCCCGGTCATGAGAAATTCACAAGCTCACTCTCAACTTTTAACTCTCAACTTTTAACTCTGATTTTAATTGACTGCAATGATGCTGAGCGCGCAGGGATAGGAAAGCTGCAATTTACTTCCTCGGCAGTCATAGACCACCACGAAACAGCAAGGGACTTCGGCGATATAAA encodes the following:
- the infB gene encoding translation initiation factor IF-2, with amino-acid sequence MSKLRVHELAKKLGVDNKEILKALSDLGVKGKTHSSTIEVEFAEKIEKLLKKKTAPAVKPKKTVAKPEKKKPAEEKKPEEKKPKPAKAARPVKKPVEPAAEPKAKPVAEAKKPVQPIVQPEKIKEPIKPIEEKKQPKEIKLPEEKPLPVEEALSAETAVPLPEEEVVQKVPDRFKKELETEKEEKFKAKPQMQRAFQAIRKIETKKWHDPKQFKRTGKDRFIQREEQKPQLQPGIARKKTLKLREGMTVKEFAELISIKVSDVMKKFMELGHMTTINEPVDIDAAMLIAESVGIKLEVMAVEEELIAEEEAEDLSRLSLRPPVVTIMGHVDHGKTSLLDAIRETKVTETEAGGITQHIGAYKVKLKGKDIVFIDTPGHEAFTALRARGAKVTDVVVLVVGADDGVMPQTIEAIDHARAANVPILVAINKIDKPEANLQKVRTELAERGILSEEWGGQNIFVEVSAKKRIGIEHLLEMILLQAEVMELRANSDKLAKGTIIEAKLDRGRGPVATVLVQAGTLKIGDIFLAGTSVGRVRALIDDIGKRIQTAGPSTPVEVIGFPEVPTAGAVFTAVEDEKRARQIALTRLQKERQAEMAKRRKLTLDDLYAKIKEGEVKDLNMIIKGDVQGSVEATRDALERITHPQVKVKVIHTAVGGINESDVMLAAASNAIIIGFNVRPEIKASQTAEKEGVDIRLYNIIYEAIEDVKKALEGLLEPTLKEKILGRAEVRQTFQVSRIGTIAGCYVIDGAVSRASDGVRIIRDNIVVYEGKLSSLKRFKDDVREVQTGYECGITIENYNDMKVGDIIENYVIEKVAGKL
- the rbfA gene encoding 30S ribosome-binding factor RbfA, with amino-acid sequence MLPYKRSQRVSDLIREEIADIIMNKVKDPRLGFVTVTGAKITEDLKIATIYLSILKEEEKETTLEMLNSAKGFIRAELAKRLKMKFIPSLIFRIDESLEYGVRIEKLLREIKKED